Proteins encoded by one window of Flagellimonas lutaonensis:
- a CDS encoding exonuclease domain-containing protein: MYTIIDIETTGNGIKGNKITEIAIFKFDGTKVVDEFTSLVNPECEIPYFITGLTGIDDNMVRNAPLFKDIAHKILEMTKDCVFVAHSVNFDYGVIKEEFRQIGVDFIRKKLCTVRLARKLVPGLNSYSLGKLCSSLRIPITDRHRARGDAKATVVLFRLLLQKPMAQQLVGSFLNARSQEATLPPLVSKEMVDHLPQKPGIYYFKNNAGNIIYVGKAINIKKRVLGHFYDKSNKESRMCREIASIDYELSGNELLALLMESAAIKRHFPPYNRAQKRFAKAYAIFSYEDRNGLQHLAYNTLKNVHEPIQVFYNPTDCRTFLKQLCDTFSLCPKYCHLQNGNGLCTHCADSCEKTASIDTYNQKVDKAILSSRQGKISYLIKEKGRTPQEDALIAVKDGIYQGYAFIDREMPINSLEDLEAHIIKQKNTLETESIIGGYLIRKGPSKVQPVPKMPLANPS, from the coding sequence TTGTACACTATCATCGACATAGAAACCACTGGAAATGGCATTAAGGGTAATAAAATCACCGAAATAGCCATTTTTAAGTTCGATGGCACAAAAGTGGTCGATGAGTTTACCTCTCTCGTGAACCCCGAATGCGAAATTCCTTATTTCATTACAGGTTTGACGGGCATAGACGACAATATGGTGCGCAACGCGCCCCTTTTTAAAGATATTGCCCATAAAATACTTGAAATGACCAAAGACTGTGTCTTTGTGGCCCATTCCGTGAATTTTGATTATGGGGTCATTAAAGAGGAATTTCGTCAAATAGGGGTCGATTTTATAAGAAAAAAGCTCTGTACCGTTCGTCTTGCAAGAAAATTGGTTCCTGGATTGAATTCTTATAGCTTGGGCAAACTGTGCTCTTCACTTCGCATACCCATTACCGACCGGCACCGGGCCCGGGGCGACGCCAAAGCAACGGTTGTTCTATTTAGATTATTGCTGCAGAAACCGATGGCACAACAGCTTGTTGGATCTTTTTTGAATGCTAGAAGTCAAGAAGCCACCTTGCCCCCCTTGGTCTCTAAAGAAATGGTCGACCACCTGCCCCAAAAACCTGGGATATATTATTTCAAGAACAATGCTGGGAACATCATCTATGTGGGCAAGGCCATCAATATCAAAAAACGGGTATTGGGCCATTTCTACGATAAAAGCAATAAAGAATCCCGTATGTGCAGGGAAATTGCATCCATCGATTATGAACTGTCTGGCAACGAGCTATTGGCATTGCTTATGGAGTCGGCGGCCATTAAAAGGCATTTTCCGCCGTACAACCGGGCCCAAAAACGATTTGCCAAGGCCTATGCCATATTCAGCTATGAAGACAGAAATGGATTGCAACATTTGGCATACAACACCCTTAAGAATGTTCATGAACCCATTCAGGTATTTTATAATCCTACCGATTGCCGTACATTTTTAAAGCAATTGTGCGATACCTTTTCACTATGCCCAAAATATTGTCATCTTCAGAATGGAAATGGTCTTTGCACGCATTGTGCCGACTCATGTGAAAAAACAGCATCAATTGACACCTATAACCAAAAGGTTGATAAAGCCATTTTGTCGAGCCGTCAGGGAAAGATTTCCTATCTAATCAAAGAAAAGGGACGTACCCCACAAGAAGATGCGCTCATAGCCGTGAAAGACGGCATTTATCAAGGGTATGCCTTTATTGATAGGGAAATGCCCATTAATTCGCTAGAAGACCTTGAGGCCCATATTATCAAGCAAAAGAACACTTTGGAAACCGAAAGTATCATTGGTGGCTATTTGATCCGGAAAGGACCGTCAAAAGTTCAACCGGTGCCAAAAATGCCTTTGGCCAACCCATCTTGA
- a CDS encoding aldose 1-epimerase — MSEKVTLRLGQQSVVIDKGELISYQVGGHEFIHQKGSPGWRNADTEMFPIIGPTNEANFAVQVPRGNAILDQHGHLREMEYTRVSQSETTVSYKKEYTAGTPVKNSKFPEKSRRQWLMWPYSFEFVKTFFLGKQGLEITFTIGGEKDMPFMLGYHPAFKVHTDQPIISAAEKYISLDEVLEVGSRALQIDDCEKIILEDERQLTIQTEGFGHFMLWTEVRNMVCIEPITFYPYAVPQQKLHQGFDYVQSEPRKFKVKLLP, encoded by the coding sequence ATGAGTGAGAAGGTAACGTTACGCTTGGGCCAACAGTCGGTGGTCATCGATAAAGGTGAACTGATCAGCTACCAAGTCGGCGGACATGAGTTTATACATCAAAAGGGGAGTCCTGGTTGGCGAAATGCCGATACCGAGATGTTTCCCATCATCGGGCCTACGAACGAAGCAAACTTTGCCGTTCAAGTGCCACGGGGCAATGCCATATTGGACCAGCACGGACATTTGAGGGAAATGGAATATACACGAGTTTCACAATCTGAAACAACGGTATCCTACAAGAAGGAATACACTGCGGGCACGCCTGTTAAAAATTCAAAATTCCCCGAAAAATCAAGGCGTCAGTGGCTTATGTGGCCCTACAGTTTTGAGTTTGTGAAGACTTTTTTTCTTGGTAAGCAAGGTCTTGAAATCACCTTTACCATCGGTGGTGAAAAAGACATGCCGTTCATGTTGGGCTACCATCCGGCGTTCAAGGTCCATACAGACCAACCTATCATATCGGCAGCTGAAAAATATATTTCTTTGGATGAAGTACTGGAAGTGGGCAGCCGGGCCCTACAGATTGATGATTGTGAGAAAATCATTCTTGAAGATGAAAGGCAATTGACAATTCAGACCGAAGGTTTCGGCCATTTTATGCTGTGGACCGAGGTGCGCAATATGGTATGTATCGAGCCGATAACTTTTTACCCCTATGCCGTACCCCAACAGAAACTCCACCAAGGCTTCGATTATGTTCAATCAGAGCCAAGAAAGTTCAAGGTAAAACTCTTACCTTGA
- a CDS encoding M20/M25/M40 family metallo-hydrolase, which translates to MRRILLTFCSVALILPLSAQKLSRTEKKIIASVEKYNQEAIAFLEKVVNINSGTLNLEGVKKVGSVFGEAFESIDFETRWIEMPLEMNRAGHLFAETTGNKGKKLLLIGHLDTVFEEDSPFQKFERINDSIAKAPGGNDMKGGNVIVLYALKALHENGLLDDAQIIVAFTGDEESTGKPLEISRKDLVEVAKRSDVALGFETSTGFNYATVARRGASGWALEVGGKRAHSSGVFSDRVGAGAIFEMSRILHQFYTDVKGDDLLTFNPGILMGGTFVDFDEKTSKGEVFGKSNVVAQKAIARGGLRFISEEQKERAREKMREIVAQNLPKTSASISFTDSYPAMEPTAGNKKLLERLNQVSLDLGQGQVLPYDPGRRGAADVSFVAAYVDCLDGLGTMGSGAHTPEETVNLKTIEDLTKRTAILIYRLINE; encoded by the coding sequence ATGAGACGAATTCTATTGACGTTCTGTTCGGTGGCCCTGATCCTGCCATTGTCGGCACAAAAACTTTCAAGAACGGAAAAGAAAATCATCGCTTCGGTTGAAAAATACAACCAAGAGGCCATTGCATTTTTGGAAAAAGTGGTCAATATCAATAGTGGCACGCTCAACCTAGAGGGGGTCAAGAAAGTGGGCTCGGTATTCGGGGAGGCATTCGAAAGTATCGATTTTGAGACCCGATGGATAGAAATGCCGCTTGAAATGAACCGAGCAGGCCACTTGTTTGCAGAGACCACGGGAAACAAAGGAAAAAAGTTGTTGCTCATCGGCCATTTAGATACGGTATTCGAAGAAGATAGCCCTTTTCAAAAATTTGAGCGGATCAACGACAGTATTGCAAAGGCCCCGGGTGGTAACGATATGAAAGGTGGCAATGTTATTGTACTGTATGCACTTAAGGCCTTACATGAAAACGGATTGCTTGATGACGCCCAAATTATTGTGGCCTTTACCGGTGATGAGGAAAGCACCGGAAAACCCTTGGAAATTAGCAGAAAAGACTTGGTAGAAGTTGCCAAGCGCAGTGATGTGGCCTTGGGTTTTGAAACTTCCACAGGCTTCAATTATGCCACGGTTGCCAGACGGGGTGCCTCTGGCTGGGCACTCGAAGTAGGGGGCAAGCGCGCCCATTCCTCCGGGGTGTTCAGTGATAGGGTAGGAGCAGGGGCCATTTTTGAAATGTCGAGGATCCTTCACCAATTTTATACCGATGTAAAGGGTGACGACCTGCTTACCTTCAACCCCGGAATATTAATGGGCGGTACTTTTGTAGATTTTGATGAAAAGACCAGTAAGGGAGAAGTATTTGGCAAGAGCAATGTTGTGGCGCAAAAGGCAATTGCAAGGGGCGGACTCCGCTTTATTTCTGAAGAACAGAAAGAACGCGCAAGGGAAAAGATGCGTGAAATCGTGGCCCAAAACCTTCCCAAGACCTCAGCTTCGATTTCGTTTACCGACAGCTACCCTGCAATGGAACCTACAGCGGGCAACAAAAAATTGTTGGAGCGCCTGAACCAAGTGAGTCTTGATCTGGGGCAGGGCCAAGTACTGCCCTACGACCCCGGCAGAAGGGGTGCGGCCGATGTTTCGTTCGTGGCAGCGTACGTTGATTGCCTTGACGGTTTGGGCACCATGGGCTCGGGGGCCCATACCCCAGAAGAGACAGTCAATCTCAAAACCATCGAAGATTTGACAAAAAGAACGGCCATCCTCATTTATAGGCTTATCAATGAGTGA
- a CDS encoding CotH kinase family protein: MATPIFRKNLLFRFLFLTVFILIFACDSDDPVLTDDDVGQEPDDPIALQDKLPQFMVDTQGGTIVDEPKISSQTTITVAGDVVYEGNIGIEFRGASSQALFPKKSYGLETWDENGEDIDVSLLGFPEEEDWILYGPYSDKSLLRNILIYDLSRDIDRYASRCLFVDMTLNGVYQGVYVFMEKLKRDGARIDISKLDDDENTGEDLTGGYILKIDKTAGNNLGEGYNELNSFVSAYPPQNAAAGQEVYFLYEYPDAEDITVAQKAYISQYVADFESALASDDFTDPDTGYTAYIDVASFIDFFLLNELSNNVDAYRLSTFMHKNKNGKLKMGPIWDFNLAFGNANYCNGGDTNVWAYKFNERCPDDFWLVPFWWDRFMKDPTFVAQLKERWLMLRSGAFADTAIQARIDGYLAELEKAGAIEANFTAWPVLGSYVWPNNFVGNSYDEEVNYLRDWLAQRLTWLDTQINNL; the protein is encoded by the coding sequence ATGGCAACTCCCATTTTTCGAAAAAACCTCCTGTTTCGTTTCCTTTTCTTGACGGTATTTATCCTGATTTTTGCATGCGATAGTGATGACCCAGTGCTTACAGACGATGATGTGGGGCAAGAGCCCGACGATCCGATTGCTTTGCAGGATAAATTGCCACAGTTCATGGTGGACACCCAGGGGGGAACAATTGTCGATGAGCCCAAGATAAGCTCCCAGACCACCATTACAGTGGCCGGCGATGTAGTTTATGAAGGAAATATAGGCATCGAGTTTAGGGGCGCCTCTTCACAGGCACTCTTCCCCAAAAAATCATACGGACTTGAAACATGGGATGAAAATGGCGAAGACATCGATGTCTCGTTATTGGGTTTTCCAGAAGAGGAAGACTGGATTTTATATGGTCCCTACAGTGACAAATCGTTGCTTCGCAATATATTGATATATGACCTTTCCCGTGATATAGACCGTTATGCCAGTCGTTGTCTTTTTGTTGATATGACCCTCAATGGGGTTTACCAGGGCGTGTATGTGTTTATGGAAAAGTTGAAGCGGGATGGCGCCCGTATCGATATCAGCAAACTGGATGATGACGAAAATACTGGCGAAGACCTTACAGGCGGCTACATATTAAAGATTGATAAAACGGCCGGCAATAATTTGGGCGAGGGGTACAATGAACTCAATTCGTTCGTATCTGCCTATCCTCCGCAGAATGCTGCAGCGGGTCAAGAAGTTTACTTTTTGTACGAATATCCAGATGCAGAAGATATCACCGTTGCCCAAAAAGCATATATTTCCCAATATGTGGCAGACTTTGAGTCTGCTTTGGCCTCAGATGATTTTACCGATCCCGATACAGGGTATACGGCCTATATAGACGTTGCAAGTTTTATAGACTTCTTTCTATTGAACGAACTGTCGAACAACGTCGATGCCTACCGGTTGAGTACCTTCATGCACAAAAACAAGAACGGTAAATTGAAGATGGGCCCTATTTGGGACTTCAATTTGGCCTTTGGCAATGCCAACTACTGCAATGGAGGCGACACCAATGTTTGGGCCTATAAGTTCAATGAGCGGTGCCCCGACGATTTTTGGTTGGTTCCTTTCTGGTGGGATCGTTTTATGAAGGATCCAACTTTTGTAGCCCAGTTAAAAGAACGTTGGCTAATGTTGCGGTCGGGGGCCTTCGCCGATACGGCCATTCAGGCAAGAATCGATGGCTATCTGGCCGAACTCGAAAAAGCGGGTGCAATAGAGGCCAATTTTACTGCTTGGCCGGTGTTGGGTTCTTATGTTTGGCCCAATAATTTTGTGGGCAACTCGTATGATGAAGAGGTAAATTATCTTCGCGATTGGCTAGCCCAAAGGCTCACATGGCTCGATACACAAATCAATAATTTATAA
- a CDS encoding PLP-dependent cysteine synthase family protein has product MEYAENILETIGNTPLVKLNKLTAELPCMVLAKYETFNPGNSVKDRMALQMIEDAEADGRLRPGGTIIEGTSGNTGMGLALAAIVKGYRLICVISDKQSKEKIDILKAVGSEVHVCPTDVAPDDPRSYYSTAKRLSEEIPNSWYVNQYDNPSNAKAHYLTTGPEIWRQTDGKVTHFVVGVGTGGTISGVGKYLKEQNPEIKVWGVDTYGSVFKKYHETGIFDENEIYPYVTEGIGEDILPKNVNFDIIDGFTKVTDKDAAIYTQRLAKEEGMFLGNSAGAAIKGVLQLKEHFTKDDVVVVLFHDHGSRYVAKMYNDDWMREMGYIE; this is encoded by the coding sequence ATGGAATATGCTGAAAACATTCTGGAGACCATTGGCAATACGCCCTTGGTAAAACTCAACAAGTTAACGGCCGAACTGCCCTGCATGGTCTTGGCCAAATACGAGACCTTTAACCCCGGCAATTCGGTAAAAGACCGTATGGCCCTTCAAATGATCGAAGATGCGGAAGCCGATGGAAGGCTAAGGCCCGGCGGCACCATTATCGAGGGTACTTCGGGCAACACGGGCATGGGGCTGGCCTTGGCCGCCATTGTAAAGGGGTATCGCCTTATCTGTGTGATCAGTGATAAACAGTCCAAAGAAAAAATAGACATTTTGAAAGCTGTGGGCAGCGAGGTACACGTATGCCCGACCGATGTGGCACCCGACGACCCGAGAAGCTATTATTCTACCGCCAAACGATTGTCAGAAGAGATACCGAATTCGTGGTACGTGAACCAGTATGACAACCCCAGCAATGCCAAGGCACATTACTTGACCACTGGCCCTGAAATATGGCGACAGACCGATGGCAAAGTGACCCATTTTGTGGTGGGTGTCGGTACCGGGGGCACCATATCTGGTGTGGGAAAATATTTAAAGGAACAAAATCCCGAAATCAAGGTCTGGGGTGTTGACACCTATGGTTCGGTATTCAAAAAATACCATGAGACGGGCATTTTCGATGAGAATGAGATATACCCTTATGTTACCGAAGGCATTGGGGAGGATATTCTTCCGAAGAACGTGAACTTTGATATAATAGACGGTTTTACAAAGGTTACCGACAAAGATGCGGCCATCTATACCCAACGGTTGGCAAAAGAAGAGGGTATGTTCTTGGGCAACTCGGCCGGGGCTGCCATTAAGGGAGTGTTGCAGCTAAAAGAACACTTCACCAAAGACGATGTGGTGGTAGTGCTCTTTCACGATCATGGCAGTCGCTACGTGGCCAAAATGTACAATGATGACTGGATGCGAGAGATGGGCTACATCGAGTAG
- a CDS encoding ABC transporter permease: protein MNLELFITKRLIKGASHKISISAPIIKIAIAAIAIGIVMMLIAIATSAGLQRKIREKVAAFNGHIQISNYDNNNSEVSTVPVSTQQDFYPEFKDVEGIAHVQAVATKPGIIRMEDTFEGMIAKGVGRDYNWSYFEEYLVDGRLPDYYGDLNDEVLISRLMANRLQLKVGDTFSAIFLREGDPSKMPNNRRFKVVGIYDSGFDEFDAQYVFVDIRHIQRMNRWEADQVGNFEVFLEDFDQIDQKSAEIYNKTLSNLDTRDIKSKYFQIFEWIGLFDFNVALIIGIMIIVGGINMVTALLVLILERTQMIGILKALGAQNWSIRKVFLYNAAYLIGIGLFWGNVIGLGILLLQQKYRFLTFPNPEEYYIDYIPVYINPMAILLLNLGVMLLCLLMLLLPSYAITKITPVKAIKFE, encoded by the coding sequence TTGAATTTAGAACTTTTTATTACCAAGCGCCTCATTAAAGGGGCATCGCATAAAATTAGCATTTCGGCCCCGATAATTAAAATCGCCATCGCCGCGATTGCCATCGGTATTGTAATGATGCTGATCGCCATTGCCACCAGTGCTGGCCTGCAACGAAAAATCAGGGAAAAAGTGGCCGCCTTCAATGGACACATCCAGATTTCAAACTACGACAACAACAACTCAGAGGTTTCAACGGTACCGGTTTCGACCCAGCAGGATTTTTACCCAGAGTTCAAAGACGTTGAGGGCATTGCCCATGTGCAGGCCGTGGCCACCAAACCGGGCATTATTCGAATGGAAGACACCTTTGAGGGCATGATTGCCAAAGGGGTGGGCCGCGATTATAATTGGTCGTATTTTGAGGAATATCTTGTCGATGGCAGGCTTCCCGATTATTACGGTGACCTGAATGATGAGGTTTTGATATCACGATTGATGGCCAATCGATTGCAACTGAAGGTCGGTGATACCTTTTCGGCCATTTTCTTACGCGAGGGAGACCCTTCAAAGATGCCCAACAATCGGCGGTTTAAGGTAGTGGGCATCTACGATAGTGGTTTTGATGAGTTTGATGCACAATATGTTTTTGTGGATATCCGCCACATTCAACGGATGAACCGGTGGGAAGCCGATCAAGTGGGCAATTTTGAGGTTTTCTTGGAAGATTTTGATCAAATCGACCAAAAAAGTGCGGAAATCTATAATAAAACACTTTCTAACCTCGATACCCGTGATATCAAGAGCAAATACTTTCAGATTTTTGAATGGATCGGTCTTTTCGATTTCAACGTGGCCTTGATAATCGGCATCATGATTATTGTGGGCGGCATCAATATGGTCACGGCCCTTTTAGTATTGATCTTAGAGCGCACCCAGATGATAGGAATTCTCAAGGCCTTGGGGGCACAAAATTGGAGTATCCGCAAAGTTTTTCTGTACAATGCCGCCTATTTGATAGGAATCGGACTTTTTTGGGGGAATGTCATCGGATTGGGGATTCTACTTCTCCAGCAGAAGTACCGGTTTTTAACGTTTCCCAATCCCGAAGAATATTATATTGACTATATACCGGTCTATATTAACCCAATGGCCATATTGTTGCTCAACTTGGGGGTAATGCTGTTGTGCCTATTGATGCTGCTGCTGCCCTCTTATGCCATCACCAAGATCACGCCTGTAAAGGCCATTAAGTTTGAATAG
- a CDS encoding exo-beta-N-acetylmuramidase NamZ domain-containing protein — translation MTVLSFFKSTVFLFVFVLAACGQKHTSNSSHPLANSKKETGKVMVAANRTDAYLSLLKDKNVGVVANQTSVIFRIPNAKFQDSTTYTHLVDSLLSLDVSIEKVFAPEHGFRGQADAGEKVKDGMDTRTGLPIISLYGKNRKPSQEQLKDLDVVLFDIQDVGVRFYTYIATLQLVMEACAEKGIPVVVLDRPNPNGHYVDGPTMEEEHTGFLGMNCIPLVYGMTIGEYATMVNGEGWLENGLKADLTVISLENWTHETEYSLPIRPSPNLPNDTAINLYPSLGLFEGTNINAGRGTEFQFQRYGASFLDSTKYDFSYVPRPNFGSKFPKEEGKVCHGKDLSQHPRMNEVSVRWVIDAHQNALDKSKVFNTDNFTRHAGTAKLQQQIEAGLSEAEIKASWQKDLERFKKIREKYLIYD, via the coding sequence ATGACCGTTTTATCCTTCTTCAAAAGTACAGTTTTCTTGTTTGTTTTTGTGCTTGCTGCCTGCGGACAGAAGCACACTTCAAATTCAAGCCATCCCCTTGCAAATTCCAAAAAAGAGACAGGAAAGGTAATGGTGGCCGCCAATAGAACGGACGCTTATCTTTCTTTGCTAAAGGATAAAAATGTGGGGGTGGTCGCCAACCAAACATCAGTAATATTTCGAATACCAAATGCCAAATTCCAAGATTCTACAACCTACACCCATTTGGTGGATTCGTTGCTTTCTTTGGATGTGTCCATAGAAAAAGTGTTTGCCCCCGAACATGGTTTTCGTGGCCAAGCGGACGCGGGTGAAAAAGTGAAAGATGGAATGGATACCCGAACGGGATTGCCCATTATTTCACTCTACGGAAAAAATCGGAAGCCATCGCAAGAACAACTGAAAGATCTCGATGTAGTGCTGTTCGACATTCAAGATGTCGGTGTTCGCTTCTACACCTACATTGCCACATTGCAATTGGTGATGGAAGCCTGTGCCGAAAAAGGCATTCCGGTAGTGGTGCTCGACAGGCCCAACCCGAACGGGCATTATGTCGATGGGCCCACCATGGAAGAAGAGCATACCGGCTTTTTGGGCATGAACTGCATTCCCCTGGTATACGGAATGACCATCGGCGAATACGCAACCATGGTAAATGGCGAAGGGTGGCTTGAAAACGGTTTAAAGGCCGATTTAACGGTGATTTCCCTTGAAAATTGGACACATGAGACCGAATATAGTTTGCCCATACGGCCCTCGCCAAACCTGCCCAACGATACTGCCATTAACCTGTACCCCAGCCTCGGGTTGTTTGAGGGAACCAACATCAACGCGGGCCGTGGTACCGAATTTCAGTTTCAGCGGTACGGAGCTTCTTTCTTAGATAGTACAAAATATGACTTCAGCTATGTGCCCCGACCCAATTTTGGTTCAAAATTCCCAAAAGAAGAGGGCAAGGTCTGCCACGGAAAAGATTTATCACAACATCCAAGAATGAATGAAGTCTCTGTGCGCTGGGTCATCGATGCCCATCAAAATGCATTGGACAAATCAAAAGTCTTCAATACCGACAATTTCACCAGACATGCCGGTACTGCAAAATTACAGCAGCAAATCGAAGCAGGGCTTTCAGAAGCGGAGATTAAGGCCTCTTGGCAAAAAGATTTGGAAAGGTTTAAGAAAATAAGGGAGAAGTATTTGATTTATGATTGA
- a CDS encoding sterol desaturase family protein: protein MEQIITYFENIPPLHRTLILVGGITFFWILEGIVPLFSVKYKKWRHAMPNFFFTLTTILVNFPLAFLLLQTSDWAVQNDFGIINWLPEMPLWLYVVLGVMLLDLIGAYTAHWVEHKVKPFWMIHLVHHTDHNVDTTTANRHHPLESLIRYVFTLFGVFIVGAPIGIIMLYQSLSVVLSQFNHANIRLPKKVDNALSWVIVSPDMHKVHHHYVLPYTDSNYGNIFSIWDRLFGTYMKLDPEKIVYGVDTFPDERENSSVWGLLKQPFHKYRKPTTGQS, encoded by the coding sequence ATGGAACAGATCATCACCTACTTTGAGAACATTCCCCCATTGCACCGAACGCTTATTTTGGTCGGGGGCATCACCTTTTTCTGGATTCTGGAAGGTATTGTACCGCTTTTCAGCGTCAAGTACAAAAAATGGCGCCATGCCATGCCCAATTTCTTTTTTACCCTGACGACCATTTTGGTGAATTTTCCATTGGCCTTTTTGTTGTTGCAAACGTCTGATTGGGCCGTTCAAAATGATTTTGGCATCATTAATTGGCTGCCCGAAATGCCACTTTGGCTGTATGTGGTTTTGGGGGTTATGCTGTTAGATCTTATCGGTGCCTACACGGCCCATTGGGTCGAGCACAAGGTGAAACCGTTTTGGATGATCCATCTCGTGCACCACACCGACCACAATGTTGATACGACCACGGCCAATCGCCACCATCCATTGGAGAGTCTTATTCGTTATGTCTTTACGCTTTTTGGGGTTTTTATCGTGGGTGCGCCCATAGGGATCATCATGCTGTACCAAAGCCTTTCGGTGGTGCTGTCACAGTTTAACCATGCAAACATTCGCTTGCCCAAAAAGGTTGACAATGCCCTGAGTTGGGTCATTGTCTCGCCCGATATGCACAAGGTGCACCACCACTATGTATTGCCCTATACCGATTCGAACTACGGCAATATTTTTTCGATTTGGGACAGGCTTTTCGGAACCTACATGAAACTTGACCCCGAGAAAATCGTATATGGGGTCGACACCTTTCCCGATGAAAGAGAGAACAGCAGTGTCTGGGGGTTGTTGAAACAACCCTTTCATAAGTACCGCAAGCCGACAACGGGTCAATCATAA
- a CDS encoding YkgJ family cysteine cluster protein codes for MQKLLADLPNKAKKKKAENKKFFSKLKRRPPKDLDYVMQELHEEAFSQTDCLTCANCCKTTGPLFTQADIGRIAKHFRMKPSKFIDAYLRVDEDQDYVLQQVPCAFLGADNYCSIYDIRPKACREYPHTDRKKFHQITDLTLKNVAICPAAYDIVEKMKKRIDL; via the coding sequence ATGCAGAAACTGCTGGCAGATTTACCCAACAAGGCGAAAAAGAAGAAGGCCGAAAATAAAAAATTCTTCTCCAAGCTCAAGAGGCGACCGCCCAAAGATTTGGATTATGTAATGCAGGAGCTACATGAAGAAGCGTTTTCGCAAACGGATTGCCTGACCTGTGCCAATTGTTGCAAGACAACCGGCCCCTTGTTCACCCAAGCGGATATTGGGCGTATTGCCAAACATTTTAGAATGAAACCTTCAAAATTCATCGATGCCTATTTGAGGGTTGATGAAGACCAAGATTATGTATTGCAACAAGTGCCCTGTGCTTTTTTGGGTGCTGACAACTACTGTTCTATTTACGATATACGGCCAAAGGCCTGTCGCGAGTATCCGCATACCGACCGAAAAAAGTTTCACCAAATAACAGATCTTACCCTCAAGAATGTGGCTATTTGTCCGGCGGCCTATGATATAGTGGAGAAGATGAAGAAAAGAATTGATCTATAG
- a CDS encoding class I SAM-dependent methyltransferase: MEDIFGKALLDYLEGNDWKNIKTHSSVAGKDVMPLSYLFRAFEEMPLLEQKALELCKGSVLDIGCGAGPHSLWLQNHGFKVTALDSSKGAIDTCRSLGIEKTVHCGVLDYSGTTFDTLLLLMNGIGIVGRLALLVTYLEHFKKLLNPGGQVLMDSSNIIYMYEEDDDGGVWIPGDRDYYGEVEFTMEYKGQKSPSFYWLYLDFNTLENAAMAHGFTCDLVSQGEHYDYLARLTLKK, encoded by the coding sequence ATGGAAGATATTTTTGGAAAAGCCCTGTTGGATTATCTCGAGGGAAACGACTGGAAAAACATCAAAACCCACTCATCTGTGGCCGGGAAAGATGTAATGCCGCTTTCCTATCTCTTTCGTGCTTTTGAAGAAATGCCGTTGTTGGAGCAGAAGGCGTTGGAGTTGTGCAAGGGCAGCGTCTTGGATATCGGTTGCGGAGCAGGACCGCACAGCCTTTGGCTTCAAAACCATGGATTTAAGGTAACGGCCCTTGACTCTTCAAAAGGTGCCATCGACACCTGTAGGTCACTTGGCATTGAAAAGACCGTTCATTGCGGGGTACTGGACTATTCTGGAACAACTTTTGATACGTTGTTGTTGTTGATGAACGGAATCGGAATCGTGGGCCGCTTGGCACTGTTGGTTACCTATCTCGAGCATTTTAAAAAATTGCTCAACCCTGGCGGCCAAGTGCTGATGGATTCTAGCAACATCATCTATATGTATGAAGAGGATGACGATGGAGGGGTATGGATTCCCGGTGACAGGGATTATTATGGCGAAGTGGAGTTCACCATGGAATACAAGGGCCAAAAAAGCCCTTCCTTTTACTGGCTCTATCTTGATTTCAACACCTTGGAAAATGCCGCGATGGCACATGGTTTTACCTGTGATCTTGTAAGCCAGGGCGAACATTACGACTATTTGGCAAGATTGACACTGAAAAAATGA